The Streptomyces vinaceus genome contains the following window.
GGCGGCCACCTCGGAACGGACGGGCATCACGCGGTTCGCACTGCTGGCGGAGGGCTCCGGGGACCTCGCCGCGACGGAGGAGAACGTACGGCGCCTCGGCGCCGAGGTCCTGCCCCGTCTCGGTTGAGGCTGCCGCCCCGGTATCACCTCCCCCGATACGGAGCGGCAGCGGAGTACGGTCGGTCAGCAGTCCCGGAGCTCGGGCGACTGGTTGAGCAGCTGGCCGCGGATCGAAGTGAACTTGGCGAGCCGGTCGTCCGACGAGGGATCCAGCGGGAACACGGCCACCCGGTGGCAGTTCTGGAACGCCAGGCGCACCCCGAAGTGGCGCTGCAGCGCACCACGTATCGCGTCACTCGCGAGAGCGCGCAGCAGCTGGCCACGCGCCTGCTCGTCGGGCGGCGGCGTCTGGTTGTCGGCGAACTCTCCGCCGTCCACCTTCAGCTGGGCCACCAGCGAGCTGATCATCTCCCATGCGAAGGGCAGGGAGGTCCGGACGCAGTCGACGAAAGCGGCTTCGTCGACCTCGCCTCGCTCGGCCTGTTCGAGTAGGGCCGGTGAGACGTCGAGCGACATGGGTTCTCCTCTCGCGACCCCGGCGGTTCGGGTTGCCGGAGTCTTACGGGCAGGGAAGGAGGCCGCGACGCAGAGTGCACGCTCCGCCACCTCCCGCTCACCACGGTAGGCGCCCCATGGGTGGCGCACCAGGAGAATGCGCATACAACGCGCCATCGGCGAACGGGGCTTTCGGGGGCGAATCGCGTGCAGGCCCGCTCGTCGAGTAGCGTTGCCGACCATGCGTCTCGTCATTGCCCGCTGCTCCGTCGACTACGCGGGCCGGCTCACCGCCCATCTGCCCTCGGCACCCCGTCTGATCCTCGTGAAGGCCGACGGCAGTGTCTCGATCCACGCGGACGACCGGGCGTACAAACCGCTCAACTGGATGTCGCCCCCCTGCACCCTCAAGGAGGGGAGCGGGGATGAGGCCGGCGTCTGGACGGTCGTCAACAAGGCGGGCGAGAAGCTCATCATCACCATGGAGGAAGTCCTCCACGACTCCTCCCACGAGCTGGGCATCGACCCGGGCCTGATCAAGGACGGCGTCGAAGCACACCTCCAGGAGCTCCTGGCGGACCGCATCGAAACGCTGGGCGACGGCTACACGCTGATCCGGCGGGAGTA
Protein-coding sequences here:
- a CDS encoding SCO5389 family protein; the protein is MSLDVSPALLEQAERGEVDEAAFVDCVRTSLPFAWEMISSLVAQLKVDGGEFADNQTPPPDEQARGQLLRALASDAIRGALQRHFGVRLAFQNCHRVAVFPLDPSSDDRLAKFTSIRGQLLNQSPELRDC
- the nucS gene encoding endonuclease NucS gives rise to the protein MRLVIARCSVDYAGRLTAHLPSAPRLILVKADGSVSIHADDRAYKPLNWMSPPCTLKEGSGDEAGVWTVVNKAGEKLIITMEEVLHDSSHELGIDPGLIKDGVEAHLQELLADRIETLGDGYTLIRREYMTAIGPVDILCRDASGATVAVEIKRRGEIDGVEQLTRYLELLNRDPHLAPVRGVFAAQEIKPQARVLATDRGMDCVVLDYNALRGIEDDKLRLF